The Fimbriimonadaceae bacterium nucleotide sequence CGTCTTGATCGGCGGGGAGAACGGCACCGGCAAGGAACTGGTGGCCAGGGCTATCCATCAGCACAGCGGGCGGGCGAACCAACCGTTCGTGGCGGTGAACTGCGCGGCCATTCCCGAGACGTTGATCGAAAGCGAGTTGTTCGGCCATGAACGAGGCGCCTTCAGCGGGGCGACGACGATGAAGCGCGGACAGTTCGAGCAGGCCGACGGCGGCACCCTGTTTCTCGACGAGATCGCAGACATGAGTCTGAGCACCCAGGCCAAGGTGTTGCGGGCGTTGCAAGAACAGCAGTTCACGCGCGTGGGGGGGACCAAGCTGATCAAGGTGGATGTGCGCGTCCTGGCCGCCTCGAACAAGGATCTCTTGCAGGAGATCGACAAGGGGACGTTCCGCGAGGACTTGTTCTACCGGCTGAACGTGGTGCCGATCGTCGTGCCCACCTTGCGCGATCGCCGCGAAGACATTCCCTTGCTGGTGAAACATTTCCTGCGCGTGCATGCCGAAGAGCAGGGCTTGAAGCTGAAGCAGGTGTCTCCGGAAGCCATGGAGGTGTTCATGCACTATGAATGGCCCGGAAACATTCGCGAACTGCGCAACTTGATCGAGCGGCTGATGATCATGGTGCCGGGGCCGGTAATCGAGGCGTCCCACGCGTCCGTCGCGCTACAAGTCCGTCCCCAACTGTCCGCC carries:
- a CDS encoding sigma-54-dependent Fis family transcriptional regulator yields the protein VLIGGENGTGKELVARAIHQHSGRANQPFVAVNCAAIPETLIESELFGHERGAFSGATTMKRGQFEQADGGTLFLDEIADMSLSTQAKVLRALQEQQFTRVGGTKLIKVDVRVLAASNKDLLQEIDKGTFREDLFYRLNVVPIVVPTLRDRREDIPLLVKHFLRVHAEEQGLKLKQVSPEAMEVFMHYEWPGNIRELRNLIERLMIMVPGPVIEASHASVALQVRPQLSAAHAAGGAQPVNTLLTRPYDSLRDARNAFEKEFIARKLREHHWNISRTAEDLKIERSHLHRKIKLLDVEMRPEM